The Cloacibacillus sp. genome has a window encoding:
- the pepV gene encoding dipeptidase PepV: MGRINNSIRQSIEENFKNQVIDTQDLIKIKSVLQEERANTEHPFGANLTAALEKFLDNAKQMGFKTENKDNYVGWAEMGDKEARLIGILAHLDVVPEGNQSDWKHPPYDAVIENNNLYGRGSIDDKGPAIAALYAMKAIRDSGIPLRNRFRLILGLDEESGSRCIAHYNATAEKPAFCFSPDASFPVVNAEKGILRFTVELPLKAQCSEAGTTIVSIKGGDRFNVVPDKAEAVLRCAPLTAGLENRNVTITTNGVSAHAMEPEKGLNAIQLLLDRLAQLESSDGIREMIAAISAVAGDGHGGEQFGIAIKDEISGALTCNTAAIEADFSTECPVVTVKFDIRYPVTANFENILDNITTTIKAAGAKMAVNVHKKPLYIPESHPVVQAILDSYESVMNARPAPISMGGGTYCRFMPDSVSAGPLFPGQEELAHQPNEFVSLDDLLKSTLIYAEIIMRLNDIE, from the coding sequence ATGGGAAGAATAAATAATAGCATACGACAGTCAATAGAAGAAAATTTTAAAAATCAGGTGATAGACACTCAGGATCTTATAAAAATCAAAAGCGTCCTTCAAGAAGAGCGCGCAAACACAGAACACCCATTTGGAGCCAATCTTACCGCCGCCCTGGAAAAATTTCTTGACAACGCAAAACAGATGGGATTTAAAACTGAAAACAAAGACAACTACGTAGGATGGGCCGAGATGGGAGATAAAGAGGCCAGGCTCATCGGCATCCTCGCACACCTTGACGTCGTCCCGGAAGGCAACCAATCTGACTGGAAGCACCCTCCTTACGACGCCGTAATTGAGAACAATAATTTGTACGGCAGAGGCAGCATTGACGATAAAGGCCCAGCTATAGCCGCGTTATATGCGATGAAGGCAATACGGGATTCAGGCATTCCGCTCAGAAACAGATTCCGGCTCATTCTTGGCCTCGACGAAGAGTCCGGCTCACGCTGCATCGCTCACTACAACGCCACGGCGGAGAAACCGGCTTTTTGCTTTTCTCCAGACGCCTCTTTTCCTGTCGTCAACGCGGAAAAAGGTATCTTGCGCTTCACTGTGGAACTGCCTTTAAAGGCTCAATGTAGCGAAGCGGGGACCACTATCGTCTCCATAAAAGGCGGAGACAGATTCAACGTTGTCCCGGATAAGGCCGAGGCCGTTCTACGCTGCGCGCCGCTTACGGCTGGCCTTGAGAACCGCAACGTTACGATAACGACAAACGGAGTCTCCGCTCATGCCATGGAGCCTGAAAAGGGGCTGAACGCGATCCAGTTGCTGTTAGACAGGCTCGCACAGCTTGAGTCATCTGACGGCATCCGTGAAATGATTGCCGCTATTTCTGCTGTTGCGGGGGACGGGCACGGAGGAGAACAGTTTGGAATAGCTATAAAAGACGAAATATCAGGCGCGCTTACCTGTAACACTGCCGCAATAGAGGCTGATTTTTCCACGGAGTGCCCTGTTGTAACGGTGAAGTTTGACATCCGTTATCCTGTAACGGCGAATTTTGAAAATATTCTTGATAATATCACAACCACTATTAAAGCAGCCGGAGCTAAAATGGCTGTCAACGTTCATAAAAAGCCTCTTTACATCCCAGAGTCTCACCCTGTAGTACAGGCAATTCTTGACAGCTATGAAAGCGTGATGAACGCTCGTCCTGCCCCCATCAGCATGGGAGGTGGGACTTACTGCAGATTCATGCCAGATTCGGTTTCTGCCGGCCCGCTATTTCCAGGACAAGAAGAGCTGGCCCATCAGCCGAATGAATTTGTATCGCTTGATGACCTGCTTAAAAGCACTCTCATCTATGCCGAAATAATAATGAGATTGAACGATATAGAATAA